A portion of the Eubacterium maltosivorans genome contains these proteins:
- a CDS encoding Crp/Fnr family transcriptional regulator: MHLQYYFGDDFKQFEDYLLSIEHTVFECTKDTPLSGVGAPLDKEYYVLEGMIRTSFIHESGHIKAFAFYGPYTFAPLYYPGDYKIESSLIFTAATDLKALAFDRKLLGRYLNENPALNQAMYDAYMRLVVLLIEDNINQLFSTGLEKISHFLYSAVTNSGNPVVLISQDDLANFVGMNRANVAKYLKQLREEEIIETARNRIIVKNAKKLQDYSQYIG, encoded by the coding sequence ATGCATCTGCAATATTATTTTGGCGATGACTTCAAACAATTTGAAGACTATCTTTTGTCCATAGAGCACACGGTTTTTGAATGTACAAAGGACACGCCGCTCAGCGGTGTGGGCGCGCCGCTGGACAAAGAGTATTATGTTCTGGAGGGCATGATCCGAACCTCCTTTATACATGAAAGCGGTCATATCAAGGCTTTTGCTTTTTACGGACCTTATACATTCGCGCCCCTCTACTATCCCGGTGACTATAAGATCGAAAGCTCTCTTATCTTTACCGCCGCCACAGATCTTAAGGCTTTGGCCTTTGACCGAAAACTTCTGGGGCGCTATCTTAATGAAAATCCCGCGCTTAATCAGGCCATGTACGATGCCTATATGCGGCTGGTGGTGCTGCTTATTGAGGATAACATCAATCAGCTTTTTTCAACAGGACTTGAAAAAATTTCGCATTTCCTGTACAGCGCTGTCACCAACAGCGGCAATCCTGTGGTCCTGATATCTCAGGACGATCTGGCCAACTTTGTGGGCATGAACCGGGCCAATGTGGCTAAATATCTGAAGCAGCTGCGCGAGGAGGAAATTATTGAAACAGCCAGAAACCGGATCATCGTAAAAAACGCCAAAAAGCTACAGGACTACAGCCAATACATCGGCTAA
- the aspS gene encoding aspartate--tRNA ligase: MKTTYRNALCGELNTEFVGQTVKLCGWTDTRRNLGGVLFIDLRDRSGKVQLVVNEEVSANAFAEAEKVRNEYVLCIEGEVVNRDAENVNPKMATGEIEVMVKSLTILDTADTPPIYVEDDDKSNEAVRLKYRYLDLRKPKNQKMLKTRAQVASIARNFLNDEGFLEIETPILGKPTPEGARDFLVPSRVQKGKFFGLPQSPQLFKQILMISGVDRYYQVAKCFRDEDLRQDRQPEFTQIDMEMSFITKDDILPIMENMIAKIFREVRGIELETPFIRMTYQEAMDRFGSDKPDTRFGMELTNISDIVENSEFKVFSGAVKKGGSVRAINAKDAQGRLSKKTIKNLEKFAAIYKAKGLAWIDVSDGEMKSPILKFISEEEKNAIFERMDAEPGDMIFIVADTDEIVCTALGQLRLELAKKLEFDLSGKFNFLWVIDFPLLEYDAEAGRYVAKHHPFTAPLDKDLPLLETDPSQVHADAYDMVVNGVELGGGSIRIHNQDVQEKMFKALGFTMEDAWKQFGFLLEALKYGTPPHGGLAFGLDRLIMMLMDIDNIRDVIAFPKTQNHSCLMTDAPAEAQLDQLIDLGISIDEIL, from the coding sequence ATGAAAACCACCTATAGAAACGCCCTCTGCGGCGAACTGAATACGGAATTTGTAGGACAGACCGTCAAATTATGCGGCTGGACAGACACCAGAAGAAATCTTGGAGGGGTTCTTTTCATTGATTTAAGAGACCGCAGCGGCAAGGTACAGCTGGTCGTCAATGAAGAAGTCAGCGCAAATGCCTTTGCAGAAGCCGAAAAGGTACGTAATGAATATGTGCTTTGTATTGAAGGGGAAGTTGTTAACCGCGACGCAGAAAACGTCAACCCCAAAATGGCAACTGGTGAAATTGAGGTTATGGTTAAAAGCCTGACCATTCTCGATACTGCCGATACTCCGCCAATTTATGTGGAGGACGATGATAAGAGCAACGAGGCGGTCCGGCTGAAATACCGCTATTTAGACCTTCGTAAGCCTAAAAACCAGAAAATGTTGAAAACCAGAGCCCAGGTGGCCAGTATTGCCCGTAACTTTTTAAACGACGAAGGTTTTCTGGAAATTGAAACACCAATTTTAGGTAAACCGACTCCAGAAGGCGCCCGTGACTTTCTGGTACCCTCCCGCGTTCAGAAGGGAAAATTTTTCGGACTGCCCCAGAGTCCGCAGCTCTTTAAGCAGATCCTGATGATTTCGGGTGTAGACCGTTACTATCAGGTTGCAAAATGCTTCCGTGACGAGGACCTCCGTCAGGACCGTCAGCCAGAGTTCACCCAGATCGACATGGAAATGTCCTTTATCACAAAAGACGATATTCTCCCCATCATGGAAAACATGATTGCTAAAATTTTCAGAGAAGTCCGAGGTATTGAACTGGAAACTCCGTTTATCCGAATGACTTATCAGGAAGCAATGGACCGTTTCGGTTCAGATAAGCCGGATACGCGCTTTGGCATGGAGCTCACAAATATTTCTGATATTGTTGAAAACAGCGAATTTAAAGTATTTTCAGGCGCCGTTAAAAAGGGTGGCTCTGTCCGTGCCATTAACGCGAAGGATGCCCAGGGCAGACTTAGCAAAAAGACCATTAAAAACCTTGAAAAATTTGCAGCTATTTATAAGGCAAAGGGGCTGGCCTGGATCGACGTATCCGATGGAGAAATGAAATCGCCGATTCTCAAGTTTATTTCTGAAGAAGAAAAAAATGCGATCTTTGAACGTATGGACGCAGAGCCTGGCGATATGATCTTCATTGTGGCTGATACGGATGAGATTGTCTGTACTGCCCTTGGCCAGCTGCGTTTGGAACTGGCTAAGAAGCTTGAGTTTGACCTGAGCGGTAAGTTCAATTTCCTCTGGGTTATTGATTTTCCGCTGCTCGAGTACGATGCGGAGGCAGGGCGTTATGTAGCCAAGCACCATCCGTTTACCGCGCCGCTGGATAAAGATCTGCCGCTTCTGGAAACCGATCCGTCGCAGGTACACGCTGATGCATACGACATGGTCGTAAACGGCGTTGAACTGGGAGGTGGTTCTATCCGTATCCATAATCAGGATGTACAGGAAAAAATGTTCAAGGCCCTTGGGTTTACCATGGAGGACGCCTGGAAGCAGTTCGGGTTCCTGCTGGAAGCACTGAAGTATGGCACACCACCGCACGGAGGACTGGCTTTTGGTCTAGACCGCCTCATCATGATGCTCATGGATATCGATAATATCCGTGACGTTATTGCGTTCCCGAAAACACAAAACCACAGCTGCCTGATGACCGATGCGCCGGCCGAAGCGCAGCTTGACCAGCTCATCGATCTGGGCATCAGCATCGACGAAATACTGTAA
- a CDS encoding SoxR reducing system RseC family protein, whose translation MKEIGIVEELKGKNAKVLIKRHAACGDCGACQVGKEKMTMEATARNAAGAQVGDTVSVEMEFANVIKATSIMYGIPLIAFVVGCAAGYFAAVALTLDLVLVPFFTGILLTVISYLVIRVFDKKGKFNSKYEPVITEIEAEAQELPPESK comes from the coding sequence ATGAAAGAAATTGGAATCGTTGAAGAACTAAAGGGAAAGAATGCAAAGGTACTGATTAAGCGCCATGCCGCCTGCGGCGATTGCGGAGCCTGCCAGGTCGGTAAAGAAAAAATGACCATGGAAGCTACGGCCAGAAATGCAGCTGGCGCTCAGGTGGGCGACACTGTATCTGTGGAAATGGAGTTTGCCAATGTTATCAAGGCGACCTCAATTATGTACGGTATCCCTCTTATCGCCTTTGTTGTGGGCTGTGCGGCCGGCTATTTTGCCGCTGTTGCCCTGACTCTGGATTTGGTACTCGTTCCCTTTTTTACCGGTATACTGCTGACGGTTATCTCTTATCTGGTCATCCGTGTTTTCGATAAAAAAGGAAAGTTTAACTCCAAATATGAGCCGGTGATCACAGAGATCGAAGCCGAAGCACAGGAATTGCCGCCGGAAAGTAAATAG
- a CDS encoding class II glutamine amidotransferase, whose amino-acid sequence MCELYGITGDIPVRANDMLKEFYTHSHKHPHGWGMRYFNKDGAVSMCKEAVGAHDSLLLPGLLNHDIRTSVLIAHIRFATIGSIAKSNSHPFTARDSSGREWTLAHNGNIYSGMELLPYLDTQAGETDSERVLLYLTDAMSKAFNDAGCPLDAVQRAALLDEKITAIAKRNKLNLLVYDGEVYYIHTNIIDTLYSAKKSSHICFSTHPLSQEGYCWKKVPMARLFAYKGNQLIYSGQSHGHVFKPAKLPENDRGSFVI is encoded by the coding sequence ATGTGCGAACTTTATGGAATTACCGGGGACATCCCAGTACGTGCCAACGACATGCTTAAAGAATTTTACACCCACAGCCATAAGCATCCCCACGGATGGGGTATGCGTTATTTTAACAAAGACGGCGCTGTTTCCATGTGTAAAGAAGCCGTTGGCGCGCACGACAGTCTGCTGCTTCCAGGACTGCTCAACCATGATATCAGAACCTCTGTGCTCATTGCCCATATTCGATTTGCAACCATCGGGTCCATTGCCAAAAGCAACAGTCACCCTTTTACCGCCCGGGACAGCAGCGGACGGGAGTGGACGCTGGCTCACAATGGCAATATTTACTCTGGCATGGAACTGCTTCCTTATCTGGATACTCAGGCCGGTGAAACCGACAGTGAACGCGTGCTGCTCTACCTGACCGACGCCATGAGCAAAGCCTTCAACGACGCGGGCTGTCCTCTGGACGCGGTTCAGCGGGCAGCTCTGCTCGATGAGAAGATTACCGCCATCGCTAAACGCAACAAGCTTAACCTGCTCGTCTACGACGGTGAGGTTTATTACATACATACAAATATTATTGACACTCTGTACTCCGCTAAAAAATCCAGTCATATCTGTTTTTCCACCCACCCTCTTTCTCAAGAGGGTTACTGCTGGAAAAAGGTACCCATGGCCCGCCTCTTTGCCTATAAGGGAAATCAGCTTATCTACTCCGGACAAAGCCACGGCCACGTGTTTAAGCCTGCAAAACTTCCAGAAAATGATCGGGGAAGCTTTGTAATTTAA
- a CDS encoding alpha/beta hydrolase: protein MIRLDPQNFEASDGARIYYYSTPRNLDTKAVLIIVHGMAEHAIRYTEFADFLYRRGVIVYAIDQRGHGMTGTFDGTLGYFDDVDGWQRIVEDINELTERVREENPDLPLFILGHSMGSVVTRTCLIDFGGLFQGGVIVGTTMGVSKAVRSLGKAIAKAEIAKYGPTHPSERLTQMSFGSYNKKFAPNRTEYDWLSVNALNVDTYLKDPLCGFTCTSAFFYDLFTGLDYANDPRNIFRMPADLPIYLISGGSDPVSNMGKEVRALYQRFKKADMKDVSITLYPGKRHEVLNETNRREVYQDILSFIQKHF from the coding sequence ATGATAAGACTCGATCCCCAAAATTTTGAAGCCTCCGACGGCGCCCGGATATACTATTACAGCACTCCACGCAATTTAGATACCAAAGCCGTCCTTATAATTGTCCACGGAATGGCAGAGCATGCCATCCGCTATACCGAATTCGCTGATTTTCTTTACCGGCGAGGCGTTATCGTCTACGCCATCGACCAACGTGGACACGGTATGACTGGAACCTTCGACGGCACCCTGGGCTATTTTGACGATGTAGACGGCTGGCAGCGCATTGTCGAAGATATCAACGAGCTTACCGAACGTGTCCGTGAGGAAAACCCGGATTTGCCCTTGTTCATTCTTGGTCACAGTATGGGCTCTGTCGTTACACGCACCTGCCTGATTGATTTTGGCGGCCTGTTTCAGGGTGGTGTTATTGTCGGAACCACCATGGGGGTGAGCAAGGCTGTTCGGTCGTTGGGCAAGGCTATCGCCAAGGCAGAAATCGCCAAATACGGCCCTACTCATCCCTCTGAGCGGCTGACACAAATGTCCTTTGGCAGTTATAATAAAAAATTTGCCCCTAACCGTACCGAGTACGACTGGCTCTCCGTCAATGCGCTGAATGTAGACACTTACTTAAAAGATCCGCTGTGCGGCTTTACCTGCACCTCAGCTTTTTTCTATGACCTTTTTACCGGTCTGGACTACGCCAATGATCCTCGCAATATTTTCAGAATGCCCGCCGATCTTCCTATTTATCTGATTTCTGGCGGCAGCGACCCTGTCAGCAATATGGGTAAGGAGGTCCGTGCACTATACCAGCGTTTTAAAAAAGCGGATATGAAAGATGTTTCCATAACGCTGTATCCCGGCAAACGGCACGAAGTCCTGAACGAGACTAATCGGCGTGAGGTTTATCAGGATATCCTGAGCTTTATACAAAAGCATTTTTAA
- a CDS encoding patatin-like phospholipase family protein, with translation MNKPGLVLSGGGSRGSYQIGAYRALRDNGIEICAVVGTSIGAINGAYIAQGDLDLACDVWEHIDYHTVFAETRGLLMDVEPLHTLLNETIDEDAVRHSPIRYGLTTYNLSDMKMEYLFIEDIPQGKLVDFIMASSNVPIFKRVVIDNKRYLDGGVYDPLPRKMLYDAGCHDMITIMIDINPISASDRIKYENLVELRITHSADLGHFLSVDPVVIRQNYDMGYYDALRALSQYEGGYYYLIPKNYRSVPLARAFNKRDIRPLVQDRTARSILNGSMTLRRLLIHLTLTRYWKSNYTMTWNELFTACAELTGELLAIPRYNALTLYELIKQILDSTDFIKASDSFQKHDHASLGEVIFTGQTEFIRREYAAVALAENHPAITALLPALILAVPDVVIAAMFLKVIKNRRRNQ, from the coding sequence ATGAATAAACCGGGCTTGGTTTTGTCTGGCGGCGGAAGCCGCGGCTCCTATCAAATCGGGGCTTACCGGGCATTGAGAGATAACGGCATCGAGATCTGCGCCGTTGTGGGTACCTCCATCGGAGCCATAAACGGGGCCTATATTGCCCAGGGCGATCTTGATCTCGCCTGCGATGTCTGGGAGCATATTGACTACCATACCGTTTTCGCCGAAACCAGAGGGTTGCTGATGGATGTAGAGCCCCTGCACACACTTCTAAATGAAACCATCGACGAAGACGCCGTAAGACACTCCCCCATCCGTTACGGGCTCACCACCTACAATTTAAGTGATATGAAAATGGAATACCTTTTTATTGAGGATATTCCACAGGGCAAGCTGGTTGACTTTATTATGGCCAGCTCCAATGTCCCCATTTTTAAGAGAGTGGTTATCGACAATAAGCGTTACCTCGACGGCGGTGTCTACGACCCGCTGCCGCGCAAAATGCTTTACGACGCAGGCTGCCATGACATGATCACAATCATGATTGATATCAATCCCATAAGTGCATCGGACCGTATAAAATACGAAAATCTCGTGGAGCTTCGTATTACCCACTCTGCCGACCTCGGCCATTTTTTGAGCGTGGACCCGGTTGTCATCAGGCAAAACTACGACATGGGCTACTACGATGCGCTGCGGGCCCTGAGCCAGTATGAGGGTGGTTATTATTACCTTATTCCTAAAAACTACCGTTCCGTCCCCCTGGCCCGGGCTTTTAATAAAAGGGATATCCGTCCACTGGTACAGGACAGAACAGCCCGTTCCATTTTAAATGGCAGTATGACCTTAAGACGGCTGCTTATCCATCTCACCCTGACCCGGTACTGGAAATCTAATTACACAATGACCTGGAATGAGCTTTTTACAGCCTGTGCCGAGCTTACAGGTGAGCTTTTAGCCATTCCAAGGTACAACGCCCTTACACTGTATGAGCTCATCAAGCAAATACTCGACAGTACGGATTTTATAAAAGCCTCTGACAGCTTCCAGAAGCATGACCATGCCTCCCTGGGAGAGGTCATTTTCACAGGGCAGACAGAGTTCATCCGCAGGGAATACGCAGCGGTGGCTCTGGCCGAAAATCATCCGGCAATTACAGCGCTGCTGCCAGCGCTTATTCTGGCAGTACCCGATGTGGTCATTGCAGCCATGTTCCTAAAAGTCATCAAAAACAGAAGGAGAAACCAATGA
- a CDS encoding MBL fold metallo-hydrolase — protein sequence MKLTVLGNTGPYPKAGGACSGYLLENGDAKVVLDMGNGTLANLRTICDIEDITAVICSHLHPDHVSDLFVLRYALEMRGMTIPLYAPDSPDKEFDRLAYKNVFDIMPITEDLRLEIGGMTFSFMEMRHPLKDFAIKAYDGRSTFMYTGDTAMCQALEEFTKGVDVLLCDSAFLDDADSAIHLSMEKAIQNANNAGVRRLILTHFSPEISPQRYYEIGNGRFNGRLSKAEIMANFTI from the coding sequence ATGAAATTGACCGTATTAGGCAATACAGGACCCTACCCAAAAGCAGGCGGTGCCTGCTCGGGCTACTTACTTGAAAACGGAGACGCCAAGGTAGTGCTTGACATGGGCAACGGTACACTGGCAAACCTTCGAACCATTTGTGACATCGAGGATATTACTGCGGTAATCTGTTCCCATCTTCACCCAGACCACGTTTCGGATTTGTTTGTGCTGCGCTATGCCCTTGAGATGCGGGGAATGACGATTCCCCTTTATGCCCCAGACAGCCCTGATAAGGAATTTGACCGTCTGGCCTATAAAAACGTTTTTGATATTATGCCGATCACTGAAGATCTGAGGCTGGAAATTGGCGGTATGACCTTCAGCTTTATGGAAATGCGCCATCCGCTTAAAGATTTTGCGATCAAGGCTTATGATGGGAGATCTACTTTTATGTATACTGGCGATACGGCTATGTGTCAGGCGCTGGAGGAATTTACAAAAGGCGTGGACGTGCTGCTGTGTGACTCTGCTTTTCTGGATGATGCGGATTCTGCGATTCACCTGTCAATGGAGAAAGCGATTCAGAACGCTAATAACGCAGGAGTCCGCCGGCTTATCCTCACACATTTTAGTCCTGAGATTTCACCACAGCGTTACTACGAGATTGGAAATGGACGCTTTAACGGACGTTTGTCCAAGGCTGAAATCATGGCGAACTTTACGATTTGA